Proteins from a genomic interval of Mytilus trossulus isolate FHL-02 unplaced genomic scaffold, PNRI_Mtr1.1.1.hap1 h1tg000210l__unscaffolded, whole genome shotgun sequence:
- the LOC134700978 gene encoding uncharacterized protein LOC134700978, protein MSVTVLFLFLLISLPVYPFSIETRPSNQTLGNYITDAHYNVLLDLFNLERQARLNLEKYVIRLNEKFSKMEKVSEHTQSKLINIEKSQIKQEWKEEVTLLKNQTDAISETCGQLLIDYEILKKDFTFIKQQVQKLQNEVVDLKYLKSVAQLQTVDTLNNVTKRLEKEIQHTNDNFEVLVSEANKAHKKDFTSLVNNAAQMRQETLVIETRLCKRFSELHNSTISSLDNQNADLNLRMQNLSTLLKGIENKVESRSDLNFANQSKRVALTACGGGTYNEGDTAKFSSIKENHGINSLDWFKQSGKFTCEVAGMYVFFASMMSSSNDGYFQWFTNSRSQSGVYISHRPPSYESGSGMLAVKLNVGDTVSLKCDRSGIVLHDFSCFTFFKVY, encoded by the exons ATGTCTGTGACagtgttgtttctttttcttcttatttcttTGCCGGTTTACCCTTTTTCTATTGAGACAAGACCATCAAACCAAACACTTGGAAATTACATAACGGACGCTCATTATAATGTCTTACTGGATCTCTTTAATTTAGAAAGACAGGCACGGTTAAACCTAGAGAAATATGTTATTCGGTTAAATGAGAAGTTTTCGAAAATGGAAAAAGTTTCCGAACATACACAATCGAAACTTATCAACATTGAGAAATCCCAAATTAAACAAGAATGGAAAGAGGAGGTCACTTTACTAAAAAATCAAACGGATGCCATCAGTGAAACTTGTGGACAACTGTTAATTGATTATGAAATTCTCAAAAAggattttacttttatcaaacAACAGGTACAGAAACTTCAGAATGAAGTCGTTGATTTGAAATACCTTAAGTCGGTTGCACAACTGCAAACTGTTGACACACTAAATAATGTGACAAAACGATTGGAAAAGGAAATTCAACACACCAATGATAATTTTGAAGTACTTGTATCTGAGGCAAATAAAGCACACAAAAAGGATTTCACTTCTTTGGTAAACAATGCTGCCCAAATGAGACAGGAAACGCTGGTTATTGAAACTAGACTGTGTAAGCGATTCAGTGAGTTACATAATTCAACCATCTCGTCATTGGATAATCAAAATGCAGATTTGAATCTCAGGATGCAGAATTTGAGTACATTGTTGAAAGGAATAGAGAACAAAGTTGAAAGTAGATCGGACTTAAACTTTGCAAACCAAAGCAAAAGAG TTGCCTTGACAGCATGTGGAGGTGGAACTTACAACGAAGGGGACACTGCAAAGTTCAGCAGTATCAAAGAAAACCATGGGATAAACAGTCTTGATTGGTTTAAACAATCTGGGAAATTTACCTGTGAGGTGGCAGGAATGTATGTTTTCTTTGCTAGTATGATGTCTAGTTCAAACGATGGATATTTTCAATGGTTCACAAATTCACGGTCACAAAgtggtgtttatatttcacatagACCACCTTCATATGAATCCGGATCAGGCATGTTAGCAGTTAAACTAAATGTAGGCGACACCGTTTCTTTAAAATGTGATAGATCAGGTATCGTACTTCATGACTTTTCATGCTTCacatttttcaaagtttattaa